Within Sorangiineae bacterium MSr11367, the genomic segment GGATCGTGACGGGGGTGTACCCTGACGGGGCGTTCGTCGGGAAGACGCAGGTGCGCGTGATGTTGGTCGTCGAGCCGCGGATGGCCAATCTGCGGTACAGCGGTGGGTTTCGCATTTTTCAGAATATGGCCGCGCACGAGATCGTCCAAGCGATCTGCGAGCCGGAAGGGATCGAGTGCAGCTGGCACGTGCACGGGGTGCCCGCGAAGCGCGATTATTGCACGCAATTCAACGAGTCCGATTTGGACTTCATCGCGCGGCTCGCCAGCGAAGAAGGGATGCATTATTTCTTCGAGCACGATGGCGGCAAGACCACGGTGGTCTTTTCCAACGAGCCAAAAGGTTACGAGGAAATCGAGCCGGATCTCGAGTTGTCCTTCAACGAAACGGGCGGCGCCGTGCATGGGGAGCATGTCCGCAGCGTCCGGCGTACGCAAAGGATTCGCGCGGGCAGTTTCGAGCATCGCGACTACAATTTTTTGGAGCCGAATCGGGCGCTGATGGCGCGCATGGAGACGCCGGGCACGGAAACGACCGCCAATTCGCACAAGCGTGAGGTGCGGGACTATCCGGGAGGGTTCGTCGACAAGGATGGCGTCGGCAAGACGCGTGCGCAGATGCGCCTCGAGGAATTGCGCGCCAGCGCCTTCGCCCTTTCCGGGACGGCACATTCGCTGCGCTTTTCGGCGGGGTACACCTTTTCGCTCGAGGGGCACCGCGAGGACGGATTCAACCGCAAATGGCTTTTGACCAGCGTGAACGTGGCCGGTGGTGTGGAACGCGCCACGCAGGGGGGCGGCTTCCGAGGGACGCACGAACCGACGGCGTTCACCGCGGTGCCGGCGGAGACTCCGATTCATCCAGAGCGTAAGCGCAAACCGCGTAGTCGCTTGCAGTCTGCACGGGTCGTGGGGCCGAAGGACGGTGACCCGTACGTGGACGAGCATGGCCGCGTCAAAGTTCAATTCTTCTGGGACCGCGAGGGGAAGTTCGACGAGAAGAGCTCGTGCTGGGTGCGCATGATGACGCCCGCGGCCCACGCCAGCGAAGGCTTCTGGCAGGCGCACAAAGTCGGCTCCGAGGTCGTCGTGGGATTCCTCGATGATGACATCGATCGGCCCGTGATCTTGGGCGCCGTCTACAATACGGTGCAAGCGCAGCTTTACGCGTTGCCCGGGCAGGTGGCCAAAAGCGTGTGGCGCACCAAAAGCATCCCGGGAAACGGCGGCTTCAACGAGATTACGCAGGACAATACGGCGGGGAGCGAACAGATTTACGTTCACGCGCAGCGCGATCTCCGCGAAACCGTGGGCCACAACCACAACACCGCCGTTGCGGCGAATCAGAGTAACTCGGTGGGCGCACATCAATCCGTGTCGGTGGGCGGGGCGCGCGAGGTGAGCGTCGGCGCGAACGAAACGACGAAGATCAAGAAGCACCGGTCGGAAACTGTCGACAAAGGCGAAGATGTGACGGTATCCGGCGGTCGCGAACACGCCGTGAAATCGGGCGACGAGCACCTGACGGTCACCACCGGCAATCGCATCGTCGATGTCTCCGCCGGAAATCATACGACGAACGCAAAACCCGGCGACACGACCCTCGAGTCGAAGAATTGGACCGGGCACGCGACCGAGAAGATCTCGCTGAAGGGCGACAAAGAAGTCTTCGCGACGCAGGGAGCCACCACCCTCACCCTGAAAGAAAACAACGTCACGCTGGCCGTCGAAGCCGTGACGGAGATCAAACACGGGGGAACGAAGGCCCGCATCGAGAACAATGGCAAGGTTGCCATTACGGCCGATCCGGCGGTGCAGATCAAATGCGAGGGGGCCGATCTCTCGATGCAGGGCGGCAAGACCTCGTTGACCGCGCCCACGGAGATCGTGCTCGCGGTAGGCTCTAGCGGAATCAAAATCAGCGGCGAGGCCGTGGAGACTTCGGCGCCACTCATTCGGTCCATGGGGCTGCTGAACCTCGTCGCGGGCGGCGAAGTTAAGATGAACTGAACGAAATTTTTCCCGAGGCTGCGGCGAAGCGTTGGGCATGTTCGACCGAAGCCGGTGGGCTCGCCGTGTCCTGGCATGCGTCTCGCTCGTTTCCGCAGGCGCGTGTGGGACGTCGCCGAAGCTCGTGCCAGCTTCAAGGACCACCGGCGCGACGCCCGAAGCGCCCACGGTGGCCGAGCGCATCGCGCGCGTCGAGCACGGTTTGCTCCCACCGGTGCGGATTGCGCGGGAGACCGCGCCATGGTCCCTCGAGGAGCGGATGCGCGCACACCGTGTGCCTGGCCTCGTCGTGGCGGTGATCGACGACTTCCGCCTCGCGTGGACCAAGGCGTACGGCGTTGCCGACGCGAACTCGGGCGAGCGTCTCACCGAGACGACACCGATGCAGTCGGGATCCATCAGCAAGTCGATTGCCGCGTTCATCGCGCTCGGGGAAGTTCGCGCAGGCAAGCTCGCGCTCGATACGGACATCAATGCGTCGCTCAAAAGCTGGAAGCTCCCGCCCAACGAACTGACGCGCCGCACGCCGGTTACCTTGCGGCAGTTGTTGAGTCATACCGCAGGAACCACCGTCCCCGGGTTCAACGGATACGCATTCGATGACGCCGTCCCCACATTGCTGCAAGTTCTCGATGGCCGTCCACCCGCCAATTCGCCGCCCGTCGTCGTGGACCTCGCACCGGGATCGCGCTTTCGATATTCGGGCGGCGGAGTCTCGATTGCGCAGCAAGCGGTCCTCGACGCCGAAGGCGGCCGCTCGTACGCGAGCATCGCGAAGGAGCGCGTGTTCGAGCCCTTCGGCATGGCGCGTAGCACGTACGTGCAGCCACTCCCCACGGACCGTGGGCTGTACGCGACAGGCCATATGCGCGACCGCGTCATCCCTGGCAAGCGGCACATGTTTGCCGAATTGGCCTCCGGTGGTCTCTGGACCACCGCCGGCGATCTTGCGATATTCTGGCTCGAAATTCAGCGCGCCCTGGCCGGTCGTCCGTCGCACGTGCCGGCGGAAATCGCAACCTGGATGACGACGTCCGTCGCACCCGTCCGTCAGGACGAGGATGTCGCGATGGGTACATTCCTTTCGCGGCACGGGAATGCGCAGTACTTTGGTAACTGGGGCACGAACGAGGGATTCCAGGCGATATCCACGGTTCGCAAAGGTAAAGGCTATGGGGTGGTGCTGATGAGCAATTGCGTCGGCAGCCAGCGTCTCATGCAAGAAGTGTTGCGCGCGATTGCCCACGAATACGCGTGGGACGGCTACGATGAGCCTGCGCTCGAACGGCGCCCGCTCGATGCAACACGCTTGGCACCCTTCGCGGGGCGTTGGACCTTCGGAGCACGGGATGGATTCGATCTCGACCTGAGTGGAGGGCGCATGGCGCTTCGGCGCCCGTTCGAAGACTCGGAGGAGCTCGTCCCCATCGATGGCGACATTTTCGTGGGCCGCGATACCGGAGTGCGGATCACATTTCCGAACGACCACGAAGCCGTGATGACGAGCGAAGGCGGACGCGTGGAGCATGCCGTACGCCTCGCGAGCGACGCGGCCGCGCCCATCTTCCTACTCGAAGCGAATCGCGTCGACGAGGCCATTGGCGCGTACCGCAAGCTCCTTGCGGTGGACGCGAACGAGCCGGCCGCCAGCGAATCCCACTTGGGGGGCATGGCCTCGAACCTGCTACGCCTTCGGCAGGACGAGGGGGCTCTGCGCATCATGCGCCTCGATGTTGCGCTTCACCCGGAATCAACCGATGCGCACGAGGACCTGGCCTACGTTTACGATTGCATGGGACGACATCCCGACGCCATCGTCGAATACCGCGCCGCCATGGCCGCGATGAATCGCAATCCGAAAGCCTCGGCAGAAACGAAGGCGGCGTATGCGACCCGGATGGGCGCGCGAATCCGTCGCCCGTGATCCTGCGCTGCTCTGTAGTTTTGCCAATGCAGCGAAACTTTCGGCGGGCGACCCGGCGTGTACCCAGGGAGCGGTGTACGCGCGATCCATGGTGCTGCGGGACCAGGGCCTCAGGAAATCCCGCAAATATCCGGCAAAGGAAGCGGTCGACCCCCCCTTCCGGCGCTGGCAAGACTGTTGCGTATACAGGTCCGTGTAAGGTCGACGGCGGGTGGATCCCAAGTGAATCATCCCGATTTTTCGTTGATGCAAATCGAGAGTCGCCCGTCCAACCCACGAACGTTTGATACCGACAGAGACATTGATTGAAGGAGAGTGGATGATGCGAGTGTCCAAGAAGGCTATTGGGTCCGTTTTTGCGGTCGCTGCTGCCATTGTTGCGATGACGACCAGCTCTCCATCACAGGCCGGCGACGAGTCCCTCGTTGCGGCGTCCTGCAGCGGCGGCGCGGTCACCGTCACGGCAGTCAAGCCGTGGCACGCCAACAAGGCCGCTCCCTGGAAGTGGGACAAGGGTGCGAAGGTTTCGGTCGACGACGACGCCGCCAAGTTCAAGGGCGACAAGTGCGAGGGCACCATCAAGGCCTTCGTCTGCAATGGCGATCAGTGCAAGGGGCCGATCACGATTCCCGTCAAGTAACGTCGAAGTTCGAAGAGTAGCACGCTGCCCTGGTGCTGTACGTATACCGTACGGTGCCGGGGCTGTGTACTTTGGGCAAGTGCCCCCAATGCCGTGACCGCGCTCGTGGCGTAAGCTGGCATACGGGATGCGCACGCCGCGTAGGTCATGCGGACGAAACGCGGTGTGGCGTTGCTTCTCATCGACGTCATCAATGGCTTCGACTTCGAGGGCTCGGAAGGGCTCGTGGCGGCGGCCATTCCCGCGGCACTCTGCATCGAAGCGTTGGCCCGGAGGGCACGTCGCCTCGGTGTGCCCGTTGTGTACGTGAATGACAATTTCGGTCAGTGGCGCTCGAACTTCGAGGCGACGGTGCAGGAATGCACCAAGCGCACGCAACCGGGGCATGCGGTGGTGGCGCGCTTGCGGCCACGCCGCGGCGATTATTTCGTGCTGAAGCCGAGGCATTCTGGTTTCTTCTACACACCGCTGCCGTTGTTGCTGGAGCACCTGGGCGTCGACACCTTGGTGCTCACTGGGTTCGCCACGAACCTTTGCGTGCTCTTCACCGCCAACGACGCGCACATGCTCGGCTACCACGTGCGTATTCCCGCGGATTGCACGGCCTCCAACACGGCCGGCCTCACGCGCGCGGCGCTGGCCCAGGTTCGCGAAGCCCTCCGCGCCGACGTTCGATCCAGCAAGGAATGGGACCCCTTGGCGATCGGGCCCCGACGAAAAAAGCCTACCGGGCATGCGTTATGAGCACACCGGGCAATATTGCCCCAACGCCGCGTCGGTGCGGCCTTTGCTTCGAAGGAAGGTCATGAAAGCCACGGACCTTTTGGAACAACAGCATCGCAAAGTCGAAGATATCTTCGACAAACTCAAGAACAGCAAATCGAATGCATCCACATTATTGGAGGAACTCGCCAACGATCTGTCGGCGCACATGGCCATCGAGCAGAACATTTTCTATCCGGCCATTCGCGAGGTGGACTCCGATACGGTGGAGGAGAGTCTCGAAGAGCATTCACTGGCCGAAATCGCCCTCAAACGCCTCTTGCGTACTCCGCAGACGGACCCTTCGTTCCAGGCGAAATTGACCGCGCTCGAGGAACTCATCGAGCACCATGTCGAAGAGGAAGAGGATGAGCTCTTCCCCGAGGTCGAAAAGAAACTCGACGCGGACAAATTGGATACGCTGGGCGGGCAGATGGAGAAAGCGTTCACGCAGGCCAAGGCCGAAGGCTTCAATGCGCTCGTGCCGCAAGGCCTCGCGCAGACGTCCGCCGACGAGTCGCGAAAGGTTGCGAGCCAGATGAAGGCGCCGACCCCGAACGGGGCGACCGCGCAACGTCGTTGACCGCCCAGAACGAGACGAAGGCGGAGGGGAAAACCCCTCCGCCCTCGTCTCCATCCGATGACTACGAGCCTTGCGTGGTTCTCGTCGTTGGCGATCGCGATTCGGCAGTCGTCCCCTGCTGTGGACCCCCGAGGCATCGCGCAAGATGCTGTGACAATTGCCGGACGTGGTTGGCATCGTCCCGCTTGATCTGCTCGAGAATTCGCAAAATATCCGAATCTTGCCGCGCATCGTCACAATAGCGACCATAGGCTTCGAGTGCCTTCGACTTCGCATGCACGATGGTGAGAAGGTCGTACGTGAGGTTGTCGAGCGGGAAGCCCTCCGCTTGCTCTTTTCCTAGTGTGCCCATCATCGGCCCTTTCTGGCGGAGAGACCTCCGCCACGTGGACGCGATGCATCGAGGGTGCCCGGATTCATCATGGCCTTGGTAATTCGTCTCCGGCCTTACAATTGCACGATGCGGCGTCATGCACGAGATCGAACGAATCGCAGCGTTCGTCGAACGCGCTCACTGGGAAATGCTCTCCGAAGAGGCCCGCAGGGCCCTGAAGATCCGTTTGCTCGATAGTATCGGTTGTGCCATTGGTGCGTTGCAGGGAAGGCCCGTGCGTGCGGTGCGCGAGCAGGTAAACGCCTTTGGTGGCACCGGCGAGGTGACCCTCATCGGAGGTGGAAAGACGGCGCCCGATCGCGCGGCGTTCTACAATGGAACATTGATTCGGTACCTCGATTTCATGGACTTCTACACGGCGCGGAAGCAGACGTGCCACCCCAGCGACAACGTCGCCGCGGTGCTCGCCGCCGCCGAAGATCGCGGACGCAGCGGTCGCGATTTGCTAGTGGCCACGGCCATCAGTTACCAGATTCAAGCGCGTTTGCTGGAGGAGGCGCCGGTGCAGTCGAAGGGCTTCGATCACACCGTGCAGCAGGCTTATTCCGTTGCCGCTGGCGTTTCCAAGGCACTCGGGCTTTCGGGCGCGCAAACCGCGCATGCCATGGCCTTGAGCGGTGTGGCTCAGCAGGGGATGATTGCGGTTCGCGAGGGTCACCTTTCCCAATGGAAAGGCATTGCTTCGGCACATCATGGGGCCGCTGCTTTGAGCTGCACCTACCTGGCGTCGCGCGGTGTGACCGGGCCGCTCGGCATCATCGAAGGCCGTCTCGGGCTCGAGGAGGCTCTTGCGGGTCGCTTCTACATTGATTGGGAGAACGAGGACCTGGAGCGCGTTCTGCGATCCTCGGTGAAACGGTACAACGCGGAGGCGCACACGCAGTCCATCGTCGAGGCCGTGCTCGATCTGCGCCGCGAGCATCGCGTGCTCGGGGAGAATCCTGCGTCCATCGCCCAGGTAGAGATCGATGTGTTCGAGCAGGCCTACAACATCGTTGCGCCTGGGGGCAAAGAGGCGGGCGACAAAGACGACGTGCACTCCAAAGAGCAGGCGGACCACAGCATCCCTTACATCGTGGCGGTGGCGCTTCTCGACGGGCAGGTGGGGCCCGCCCAATACGAGCCCGAGCGCATCGCGCGGGCCGACGTGCAGGAGCTTCTCCACCGCGTCCACGTCGACGACGCCCGCCGGCTCACGCGACGCTATCCGGACGAGCTCCCGTGCCGCGTGCGCATCCGACTCGCGAACGGTGCCAAGCTCGCGCTCGAGAAGGTCGACTACCTTGGATACTTCACGCGCCCGCTGTCGTGGAACGAGGTCGTATCGAAATTTACGGACCTGGCCGAACAAAACGCGGGCCTCGAGCTCGCCGCTCGCATCGTCGAGCTCGTCGACGGGCTCGAAGTGCATGATGTGCGAACGCTGACCGCATTGCTCGCGGGTGCGCGCCGCAGCGTGTCCGAGCGAAGCGGCGTGCGGCGGGCTTCATGATGCAAATGGCCGGCTGCGAGTTTCGCGGCCCGTTGGAGGCTGATAAAGGTGCCGCCCTATGCGCACATTCCTCGTCAGCCTGTTGTTTCTCCTCTCACTGCCGGCATGCGGAACGCAAACCATCGGCGCGAGCAGCGAAGGAACGGTTCCGAAAATGCCCGCGGGGGCCAACCTTCCGCGGTGGGAGCATCTCTGCATGGGGGGCTGGGGCGAATCCACGTACAGCGATTTTCTCAACGAAGCGGGAGAGCAAGGATGGGAGTTGGTTGGGATGACCCACACCGGTCTTGTGTGCTTCAAGCGCCCCAAGGCGGCTTCGGCGAAGCCACAAGCCCCGGCGGCCGCCCCCACGGCCCCAACCTCGTCCCTATGAACCGGGACTCCTATTCACTTTGCGAAAAGTAAGTGAATATCGGCAAAAGCTTTGATCTCGAGTGCGTTGCCCGAGGGATCGAGAAAGAACATGGTGGCCTGTTCCCCCCGTTGACCTTGGAAGCGGGTATGGGGTTCGATGAGAAAGCGAACCCCATTGGCCTTCAGGCGGCCCGCGAGCGCTTCCCACTCGGCCATGGGCAGCACGATGCCGAAGTGGCGCACGGGCACGGCCTCGCCATCGACGGCGTTGCGTTGCACGAGGCCGGTCTCCTCGGGGGCTAGGTGGGCCACGATTTGGTGGCCATAGAAATTGAAGTCCACCCACTCCTCGCTGCTGCGGCCTTCGGGGCAGCCGAGGAGCTCGCCGTAGAATGCGCGGGCCTGCGCCAGGTCGTGCACCGGGAACGCGAGATGAAATGGCGACAGCAGAGCGGGATTCGTCGTGGGAGCATGCATGGCGTACCTCCGATGGTGGTGTCGCTCGACAGAAAAGAAAATCAATATTACTTTGAGATGAGCATCACGAGAATCTATGAATGATCCGCGAGCTCAAGACCTTCCTCGCCGTCGCGCGCGAGGGCACCTTTGCCGCCGCCGGTAAAAAGGTCGGCCTGACGCAGGCAGCGGTCAGCGCCCAGATGCAGCGGTTGGAGGCGGAGCTTGGCTTCGCCTTGTTCATGCGGACCGGGCGCTCGGCACGCCTGAACGAGATGGGGCAACAGACCCTTGGGCGTGCGCAGGAGCTCGTTCGCCTCTACGACGACTTGGGTGCGCGTCAGGTGGGGCACGCCACCACGACGCTCGTCACCATCGGGGCGATCGCCTCCGTGCAGCGTTCGCGGTTGCCCGATGTGCTGGCGCGCTTTCATCGGGAGCATCCAGACTGCCGCACGCGCGTCCTGCCCGGCGTCTCCATGGGGCTGGCCGATCAGGTCGATGCCGGCGACATCGACATGGCCGCCATCATCCGCCCGCCGTTGCCACCGCAGGGCGACCTTCGTTGGACCACCTTGGCGCGCGAGCCATTTCGCCTGCTCGTGCCGCGCCATACCGCGGGCGATGATTGGGGCGAGCTCCTGTCCCGTGAGCCATTCGTGCGCTACGACCGCGTCTCGTTCGGCGGCCGACAGGTGGACCGCTTCCTGCGCCGTACGCACCTGGCCGTGCACGAGGTCTGCGAGCTCGACGAGCTGGAAGCGATCGTCCGGCTCGTGGCCAACGGCGTGGGGATCGCGCTCGTTCCCGAGACGGCCGGTCACCGCAAATGGCCCGCCGCGGTCCGCGTGGTGGACCTGGGGCACCACACGTTCCACCGCGAAATCGGCTTGCTCCACCGCGCGAGCGGCTTGAGCAAACCCGCGCAGCACATCGTGCGAATGCTGCGGGCGATCTATGATGTTCCGTCGTCGCGACGTGGCGAATATTGAAGCCATCACGAACCCGAGGGGAAACATGGAATATACGATTCAGTGCCTTTGTGGGGCCGTAAAGATGAAACTCGTTGGTGAGCCCATGCAATGTCTGTATTGCCATTGCGATGACTGCCAACGGGTGCACGGCGGTGCTTACCTTCCGGCCGCGATGTACCTGACGTCGCAAACGAGCATCGTTGCCGGCGATCCGATCCTCTGGAAGCTCAGAACCACGGAGCGTGCGACGTGTCGCTCGTGCGGAACTCGACTCTTTGCCGAGCCGCCGGGGTTTGGCGTTCGTAGCATTACCGCGTCGCTTTTGCCGGAAGGGGTATTCCGGCCCGCGTTTCACATGCAGTGCCAGCACG encodes:
- the vgrG gene encoding type VI secretion system tip protein VgrG, translating into MPDSTDATSLFGALHEDIAFKLEITDVDSSLLRVASYQGKEELSTLFRYAITVGTDAEPETIARLEAALGRDAVFTIEHDGKEAHVVRGIVTGVYPDGAFVGKTQVRVMLVVEPRMANLRYSGGFRIFQNMAAHEIVQAICEPEGIECSWHVHGVPAKRDYCTQFNESDLDFIARLASEEGMHYFFEHDGGKTTVVFSNEPKGYEEIEPDLELSFNETGGAVHGEHVRSVRRTQRIRAGSFEHRDYNFLEPNRALMARMETPGTETTANSHKREVRDYPGGFVDKDGVGKTRAQMRLEELRASAFALSGTAHSLRFSAGYTFSLEGHREDGFNRKWLLTSVNVAGGVERATQGGGFRGTHEPTAFTAVPAETPIHPERKRKPRSRLQSARVVGPKDGDPYVDEHGRVKVQFFWDREGKFDEKSSCWVRMMTPAAHASEGFWQAHKVGSEVVVGFLDDDIDRPVILGAVYNTVQAQLYALPGQVAKSVWRTKSIPGNGGFNEITQDNTAGSEQIYVHAQRDLRETVGHNHNTAVAANQSNSVGAHQSVSVGGAREVSVGANETTKIKKHRSETVDKGEDVTVSGGREHAVKSGDEHLTVTTGNRIVDVSAGNHTTNAKPGDTTLESKNWTGHATEKISLKGDKEVFATQGATTLTLKENNVTLAVEAVTEIKHGGTKARIENNGKVAITADPAVQIKCEGADLSMQGGKTSLTAPTEIVLAVGSSGIKISGEAVETSAPLIRSMGLLNLVAGGEVKMN
- a CDS encoding beta-lactamase family protein, giving the protein MFDRSRWARRVLACVSLVSAGACGTSPKLVPASRTTGATPEAPTVAERIARVEHGLLPPVRIARETAPWSLEERMRAHRVPGLVVAVIDDFRLAWTKAYGVADANSGERLTETTPMQSGSISKSIAAFIALGEVRAGKLALDTDINASLKSWKLPPNELTRRTPVTLRQLLSHTAGTTVPGFNGYAFDDAVPTLLQVLDGRPPANSPPVVVDLAPGSRFRYSGGGVSIAQQAVLDAEGGRSYASIAKERVFEPFGMARSTYVQPLPTDRGLYATGHMRDRVIPGKRHMFAELASGGLWTTAGDLAIFWLEIQRALAGRPSHVPAEIATWMTTSVAPVRQDEDVAMGTFLSRHGNAQYFGNWGTNEGFQAISTVRKGKGYGVVLMSNCVGSQRLMQEVLRAIAHEYAWDGYDEPALERRPLDATRLAPFAGRWTFGARDGFDLDLSGGRMALRRPFEDSEELVPIDGDIFVGRDTGVRITFPNDHEAVMTSEGGRVEHAVRLASDAAAPIFLLEANRVDEAIGAYRKLLAVDANEPAASESHLGGMASNLLRLRQDEGALRIMRLDVALHPESTDAHEDLAYVYDCMGRHPDAIVEYRAAMAAMNRNPKASAETKAAYATRMGARIRRP
- a CDS encoding cysteine hydrolase, which translates into the protein MRTKRGVALLLIDVINGFDFEGSEGLVAAAIPAALCIEALARRARRLGVPVVYVNDNFGQWRSNFEATVQECTKRTQPGHAVVARLRPRRGDYFVLKPRHSGFFYTPLPLLLEHLGVDTLVLTGFATNLCVLFTANDAHMLGYHVRIPADCTASNTAGLTRAALAQVREALRADVRSSKEWDPLAIGPRRKKPTGHAL
- a CDS encoding hemerythrin domain-containing protein: MKATDLLEQQHRKVEDIFDKLKNSKSNASTLLEELANDLSAHMAIEQNIFYPAIREVDSDTVEESLEEHSLAEIALKRLLRTPQTDPSFQAKLTALEELIEHHVEEEEDELFPEVEKKLDADKLDTLGGQMEKAFTQAKAEGFNALVPQGLAQTSADESRKVASQMKAPTPNGATAQRR
- a CDS encoding MmgE/PrpD family protein, with the translated sequence MHEIERIAAFVERAHWEMLSEEARRALKIRLLDSIGCAIGALQGRPVRAVREQVNAFGGTGEVTLIGGGKTAPDRAAFYNGTLIRYLDFMDFYTARKQTCHPSDNVAAVLAAAEDRGRSGRDLLVATAISYQIQARLLEEAPVQSKGFDHTVQQAYSVAAGVSKALGLSGAQTAHAMALSGVAQQGMIAVREGHLSQWKGIASAHHGAAALSCTYLASRGVTGPLGIIEGRLGLEEALAGRFYIDWENEDLERVLRSSVKRYNAEAHTQSIVEAVLDLRREHRVLGENPASIAQVEIDVFEQAYNIVAPGGKEAGDKDDVHSKEQADHSIPYIVAVALLDGQVGPAQYEPERIARADVQELLHRVHVDDARRLTRRYPDELPCRVRIRLANGAKLALEKVDYLGYFTRPLSWNEVVSKFTDLAEQNAGLELAARIVELVDGLEVHDVRTLTALLAGARRSVSERSGVRRAS
- a CDS encoding DUF4177 domain-containing protein, translated to MRTFLVSLLFLLSLPACGTQTIGASSEGTVPKMPAGANLPRWEHLCMGGWGESTYSDFLNEAGEQGWELVGMTHTGLVCFKRPKAASAKPQAPAAAPTAPTSSL
- a CDS encoding VOC family protein yields the protein MHAPTTNPALLSPFHLAFPVHDLAQARAFYGELLGCPEGRSSEEWVDFNFYGHQIVAHLAPEETGLVQRNAVDGEAVPVRHFGIVLPMAEWEALAGRLKANGVRFLIEPHTRFQGQRGEQATMFFLDPSGNALEIKAFADIHLLFAK
- a CDS encoding LysR substrate-binding domain-containing protein, encoding MIRELKTFLAVAREGTFAAAGKKVGLTQAAVSAQMQRLEAELGFALFMRTGRSARLNEMGQQTLGRAQELVRLYDDLGARQVGHATTTLVTIGAIASVQRSRLPDVLARFHREHPDCRTRVLPGVSMGLADQVDAGDIDMAAIIRPPLPPQGDLRWTTLAREPFRLLVPRHTAGDDWGELLSREPFVRYDRVSFGGRQVDRFLRRTHLAVHEVCELDELEAIVRLVANGVGIALVPETAGHRKWPAAVRVVDLGHHTFHREIGLLHRASGLSKPAQHIVRMLRAIYDVPSSRRGEY
- a CDS encoding GFA family protein; translated protein: MQCLYCHCDDCQRVHGGAYLPAAMYLTSQTSIVAGDPILWKLRTTERATCRSCGTRLFAEPPGFGVRSITASLLPEGVFRPAFHMQCQHAVRPIQDDLPHFKQFPAIFGGSDEKMLW